Proteins encoded together in one Heliangelus exortis chromosome 13, bHelExo1.hap1, whole genome shotgun sequence window:
- the WFDC1 gene encoding WAP four-disulfide core domain protein 1, whose amino-acid sequence MDSRGLSEMHFSKKIFATAFCVLVLLPGPGCARNLWKRALQLKMTEKYDDYEYPLHSHSSHYQKNDRCPPPPQTLPDRACEVPSCRSDSECERHKRCCYNGCIYACLESVQPPPVLDWLVQPKPRWLGGNGWLLDGPEEVLQAEACSTTEDGDEPLHCPTGYECHIINPGNVAEGIPNRGQCIKLRGNPDGRNLRHKYYKEYFGSNSNNVVGYVKNQQKHLG is encoded by the exons ATGGATTCCAGGGGGCTGTCAGAGATGCATTTCTCCAAAAAGATCTTCGCCACAGCTTTCTGTGTCTTGGTTTTGCTGCCAGGTCCAGGCTGTGCTAGGAATCTCTGGAAACgtgctctgcagctgaaaaTGACTGAGAAATATGAT gATTATGAGTACCCTCTTCATTCTCACAGTTCCCACTACCAGAAGAACGACCGctgcccaccccctccccagaccTTGCCTGACAGAGCCTGTGAGGTCCCCAGCTGCCGCTCCGACTCCGAGTGCGAACGCCACAAGCGCTGCTGCTACAACGGCTGCATCTACGCCTGCCTGGAGTCCGTGCAGCCCCCCCCAG TTTTAGACTGGTTGGTTCAGCCCAAGCCGCGCTGGCTGGGAGGAAATGGGTGGCTTCTGGATGGCCCAGAGGAAGTGTTACAAG ctgaGGCTTGCAGTACCACTGAGGATGGAGATGAGCCTCTGCACTGCCCCACAGGCTATGAGTGCCACATCATCAACCCTGGGAACGTGGCTGAAGGGATCCCTAACAGGGGCCAGTGCATCAAACTCCGTGGAAATCCAG ATGGACGCAACCTGAGGCATAAGTATTACAAGGAATATTTTG GAAGCAATTCCAACAACGTGGTTGGCTATGTGAAAAACCAGCAGAAGCATTTAGGTTAA